One region of Novipirellula artificiosorum genomic DNA includes:
- a CDS encoding PEP-CTERM sorting domain-containing protein (PEP-CTERM proteins occur, often in large numbers, in the proteomes of bacteria that also encode an exosortase, a predicted intramembrane cysteine proteinase. The presence of a PEP-CTERM domain at a protein's C-terminus predicts cleavage within the sorting domain, followed by covalent anchoring to some some component of the (usually Gram-negative) cell surface. Many PEP-CTERM proteins exhibit an unusual sequence composition that includes large numbers of potential glycosylation sites. Expression of one such protein has been shown restore the ability of a bacterium to form floc, a type of biofilm.), giving the protein MTGPPPSNTHSGLSAAPEPASLAIFGFAAFGMAGASLRRRRK; this is encoded by the coding sequence GTGACTGGTCCGCCGCCGAGCAATACGCATTCTGGTCTAAGTGCTGCTCCGGAACCAGCGTCGCTGGCTATCTTTGGCTTCGCTGCTTTTGGCATGGCCGGTGCCAGTCTTCGTCGCCGACGAAAGTAA
- a CDS encoding PEP-CTERM sorting domain-containing protein, with protein sequence MMKNFNAVLACWAVTLTSPVFAGVIADSGYIEDRYIGGTDHGQFSVPDDSIGDQRFDIQGSSVALSGNRLEWTIHTNFVLTPSALTAQYGDLFFGFQDYAPFLSGDAGLSDGWYGKSDTMASGTQWQNAVQLNDTLTSNGGGVTLYGIDTSNYADAVLASDDFFGSGSIFRNGQEVRVDESWGGNTSYNPLSYTGGWSRDTTNKTLTIYLESADIASLFGLSQDGMLAYHWGMTCGNDVVENSTPFEVTPPLPFGTPTPEPASIAIFGIGAAGLAFSRRRRNAA encoded by the coding sequence ATGATGAAGAACTTCAATGCTGTGCTTGCCTGTTGGGCCGTGACACTCACGAGCCCCGTTTTCGCGGGCGTGATTGCAGATAGCGGCTATATCGAGGATCGATACATTGGCGGTACCGATCATGGCCAATTTAGCGTCCCGGATGACTCCATTGGCGACCAACGTTTTGACATCCAAGGGTCGAGCGTGGCGCTCTCTGGCAACCGATTGGAATGGACGATCCATACCAACTTTGTGTTAACCCCGAGTGCGCTGACCGCCCAATACGGTGATCTGTTCTTCGGATTTCAGGATTACGCTCCGTTTTTGTCAGGCGATGCCGGGCTTTCCGACGGATGGTATGGAAAATCGGACACGATGGCGAGTGGCACGCAATGGCAGAATGCCGTTCAGCTGAACGATACTCTCACATCCAATGGCGGAGGTGTCACGCTTTACGGGATCGATACGTCGAACTACGCCGATGCAGTCCTCGCTTCCGATGATTTCTTTGGCAGTGGCTCAATTTTCCGAAATGGCCAAGAAGTGCGAGTCGATGAAAGTTGGGGCGGGAACACGTCTTATAATCCGTTAAGTTACACCGGCGGTTGGTCTCGTGATACGACGAACAAGACACTAACGATTTACTTGGAGTCAGCCGACATCGCCTCGCTGTTTGGTTTGTCGCAAGATGGGATGTTAGCGTATCACTGGGGAATGACGTGCGGTAACGACGTCGTCGAAAACTCAACTCCCTTCGAAGTCACGCCACCGTTACCTTTCGGCACGCCGACACCGGAACCCGCCTCGATTGCAATCTTTGGCATCGGAGCGGCTGGTTTGGCGTTCAGTCGTCGTCGCAGGAACGCGGCGTAA